In Kitasatospora gansuensis, a genomic segment contains:
- a CDS encoding APC family permease: MRSEELGETLLPKRLALPIFASDPLSSVAYATQEILLVLTVGGTAFLYLTPWIALAVVALMVVVVLSYRQVVHAYPSGGGSYEVASKNLGPNAGLVVAASLLVDYVMTVAVSVASGVANIISALPSLADHRVMLAVGFVAVLTAMNLRGVRESGNAFAAPTYLFIGAILLMIVTGLVRLALGDAPVAESARYGVMPEHGKDALAGVALLMLGLRAFASGCTALTGVEAISNGVPAFRAPKSKNAASTMAVMGITAIVMFTGITALALIADVHITENACQLTGYPDCATVPQQTVIAQLAAAIFGGSDSILFYVIQAATALVLILAANTAFNGFPLLASILAEHRYLPRQMHTRGDRLAFSNGIIALAVVAGGLLWLYDADVTNLIHLYILGVFTSFTLSQIGMVRHWNRTLATETDATVRGTAQRARIINALGAVVTGLVLVIVLATKFVQGAWLAVLAAVVLWVMMRGIRRHYDRVAEELTVEDPHEESARPSNVHGIVLVSKLHKPTLRALGYAQAFKPDTLEALTVEVEKESTAELRAQWDEFDVQVPLKVLDSPFREITKPVVGYVRSVRRGSPRDVVAVFIPEYVVGHWWENLLHNQSALWLKSRLLFTPGVMVISVPWQLSSAPRADRPARRAPGSVRRGEPARTAKKVQV, encoded by the coding sequence ATGCGCAGCGAGGAGCTGGGCGAGACCCTGCTCCCCAAGCGGCTGGCGCTGCCGATCTTCGCTTCCGACCCGCTCTCCTCGGTGGCCTACGCCACCCAGGAGATCCTGCTGGTGCTCACCGTCGGCGGGACCGCCTTCCTCTACCTGACCCCGTGGATCGCGCTGGCGGTCGTCGCGCTGATGGTGGTCGTGGTGCTGTCGTACCGTCAGGTGGTGCACGCCTACCCCAGCGGTGGCGGCTCCTACGAGGTGGCCTCGAAGAACCTCGGGCCGAACGCCGGCCTGGTGGTCGCCGCCTCGCTGCTGGTCGACTACGTGATGACGGTGGCGGTGTCGGTCGCCTCCGGGGTGGCGAACATCATCTCCGCGCTGCCGAGCCTGGCCGATCACCGGGTGATGCTGGCGGTCGGCTTCGTGGCCGTCCTGACGGCGATGAACCTGCGTGGCGTACGGGAGTCCGGCAACGCCTTCGCCGCGCCGACCTACCTCTTCATCGGCGCCATCCTGCTGATGATCGTCACCGGCCTGGTCCGGCTGGCGCTCGGGGACGCCCCGGTCGCCGAGAGCGCCCGGTACGGGGTCATGCCCGAGCATGGCAAGGACGCGCTGGCCGGGGTCGCGCTGCTGATGCTCGGCCTGCGGGCCTTCGCCTCCGGCTGCACCGCGCTGACCGGCGTCGAGGCGATCTCCAACGGCGTGCCCGCCTTCCGGGCGCCGAAGTCGAAGAACGCCGCGAGCACGATGGCCGTGATGGGCATCACCGCGATCGTGATGTTCACCGGCATCACCGCCCTCGCGCTGATCGCCGACGTCCACATCACCGAGAACGCCTGCCAGTTGACCGGCTACCCGGACTGCGCCACCGTGCCGCAGCAGACCGTGATCGCCCAGCTGGCGGCGGCGATCTTCGGCGGCAGCGACAGCATCCTGTTCTACGTGATCCAGGCCGCGACCGCGCTGGTGCTGATCCTGGCGGCGAACACCGCGTTCAACGGCTTCCCGCTGCTGGCCTCGATCCTGGCCGAACACCGGTACCTGCCACGGCAGATGCACACCCGAGGCGACCGGCTCGCGTTCTCCAACGGCATCATCGCGCTGGCCGTGGTGGCCGGCGGGCTGCTCTGGCTGTACGACGCCGACGTGACGAACCTGATCCACCTCTACATCCTGGGCGTCTTCACCTCCTTCACGCTGTCCCAGATCGGCATGGTCCGGCACTGGAACCGCACCCTGGCCACCGAGACGGACGCCACGGTCCGGGGCACCGCCCAACGGGCCCGGATCATCAACGCGTTGGGCGCGGTCGTCACCGGGCTGGTGTTGGTGATCGTGCTGGCCACCAAGTTCGTCCAGGGTGCCTGGCTGGCCGTGCTGGCGGCGGTGGTGCTGTGGGTGATGATGCGCGGTATCCGGCGCCACTACGACCGGGTGGCCGAGGAGTTGACGGTGGAGGACCCGCACGAGGAGTCCGCCCGGCCGTCGAACGTGCACGGCATCGTGCTGGTCTCCAAGCTGCACAAGCCGACCCTGCGGGCGCTCGGCTACGCGCAGGCGTTCAAACCGGACACCCTGGAGGCGCTGACGGTCGAGGTGGAGAAGGAGTCCACGGCCGAACTCCGGGCGCAGTGGGACGAGTTCGACGTCCAGGTGCCGCTGAAGGTGCTGGACTCGCCGTTCCGGGAGATCACCAAGCCGGTGGTCGGGTACGTCCGGAGTGTCCGGCGGGGGAGTCCCCGTGACGTGGTCGCGGTGTTCATCCCGGAGTACGTGGTCGGGCACTGGTGGGAGAACCTGCTGCACAACCAGTCCGCCCTCTGGCTGAAGAGCCGACTGCTGTTCACCCCGGGCGTGATGGTGATCAGCGTGCCGTGGCAGCTCTCCTCCGCCCCCCGGGCGGACCGTCCGGCCCGCCGGGCGCCGGGCTCGGTGCGGCGTGGCGAACCGGCCCGTACGGCCAAGAAGGTACAGGTCTGA
- the kdpF gene encoding K(+)-transporting ATPase subunit F: MSAENLAGLIVAVALVGYLVVALIYPEKF; the protein is encoded by the coding sequence GTGAGCGCCGAGAACCTCGCAGGTCTCATCGTCGCCGTCGCGCTCGTCGGCTACCTCGTCGTGGCGTTGATCTACCCGGAGAAGTTCTGA
- a CDS encoding alpha/beta fold hydrolase, producing the protein MSTESGRAGWDIRKAGPEDAGHRVLLLPGGLCTTEFYADVMAEPAPAAAGLGLVAVTLPGFGRTPPPEDLTIENYAALLGEFAAEAGCDVLVGHSLGANVAIEMAAAGVFRGPVVLLSPTFSRGDEAKFLGVLDRVGRVPGLGALAWAAMLKVLPRAMKRELPPQRAEVLAADLGRNDPGFCRRSVRHYYEYLDRHGSLVARLCDSGVPVWVVRGDRDEIGLTEEERQGLLACPRVTLVTVPDAGHMALVEQPARIAEVIVEAAGAGAGRR; encoded by the coding sequence ATGAGCACGGAGAGCGGGCGCGCGGGCTGGGACATCCGGAAGGCCGGTCCGGAGGATGCCGGGCACCGGGTGCTGCTGCTCCCGGGCGGCCTGTGCACGACGGAGTTCTACGCGGACGTGATGGCCGAGCCCGCGCCGGCGGCGGCCGGGCTCGGCCTGGTGGCGGTGACGCTGCCGGGGTTCGGGCGTACCCCGCCGCCGGAGGATCTGACGATCGAGAACTACGCGGCCCTGCTCGGGGAGTTCGCCGCCGAGGCGGGGTGCGACGTGCTGGTGGGGCACAGCCTGGGGGCGAACGTGGCGATCGAGATGGCGGCGGCCGGGGTGTTCCGGGGGCCGGTGGTGCTGCTGTCGCCGACGTTCTCCCGCGGGGACGAGGCGAAGTTCCTCGGAGTGCTGGACCGCGTGGGCCGGGTGCCCGGCCTGGGCGCGCTGGCCTGGGCGGCGATGCTGAAGGTCCTGCCGAGGGCGATGAAGCGCGAGCTGCCGCCCCAGCGCGCGGAGGTGCTGGCGGCGGACCTCGGCAGGAACGATCCGGGATTCTGCCGCCGGAGCGTGCGGCACTACTACGAATACCTGGACCGGCACGGGTCCCTGGTCGCCCGGCTGTGCGACTCGGGGGTGCCGGTGTGGGTGGTGCGGGGCGACCGCGACGAGATCGGGCTGACGGAGGAGGAGCGGCAAGGACTGCTGGCCTGCCCCCGGGTCACCCTGGTCACGGTGCCGGACGCGGGGCACATGGCGCTGGTGGAGCAGCCCGCCCGGATCGCCGAGGTGATCGTCGAGGCGGCGGGGGCGGGTGCGGGGCGGCGGTGA
- a CDS encoding FAD-binding oxidoreductase, with the protein MNRRGFLAALGLGGTMMLTTTGEARAATHGRSAPDWSALNARLDGRLLLPEDQGYGVARLGYNMLNDGQLPAAVARCTSATDVRSCLDAARGHGVPIAARSGGHSYLGYSVPNGGLVMDLRPMAQVQVQPDGTVRVGAGARLIEVYAALAGAGRLLPAGSCPTVGVSGLTLGGGFGVLTRKYGLTCDRLVSAQVVTADSRLLTASESSEPDLYWALRGGGGGNFGVVTEFTFSTEPAPELTVFSLRFPAGSVPSVAGAWQQWVADAPSELWSNCVVSGAASPTCRVGGCYVGPRSELDPLLDRLVAAAATQPTTRTAQSKNYLDAMKYMAGCANDTIAQCHPVSEGGRLPRESFVATSRILDTALDPDRLTQLMTGHTGVDLLLDSLGGAVSRLAPDATAFPHRSALASAQIYASTTPAGQAAATATVDTIRDGLAALGATGAYVNYIDATLPDWGTAYYGGNLPRLKAVAQCYDPDRVFAFPQSVAYA; encoded by the coding sequence ATGAATCGACGAGGTTTCCTGGCCGCCCTGGGGCTCGGCGGCACGATGATGCTGACGACGACCGGCGAGGCGCGGGCGGCGACGCACGGGCGTTCGGCGCCGGACTGGTCGGCGCTGAACGCCCGGCTCGACGGCCGGCTGCTGCTGCCGGAGGACCAGGGGTACGGGGTGGCCCGGCTCGGCTACAACATGCTGAACGACGGTCAGCTCCCGGCGGCGGTGGCCCGCTGCACCTCGGCGACGGACGTCCGCAGCTGCCTGGACGCGGCCCGCGGCCACGGGGTCCCGATCGCCGCGCGCAGCGGCGGGCACAGCTACCTCGGGTACAGCGTGCCGAACGGCGGTCTGGTGATGGACCTGCGGCCGATGGCGCAGGTCCAGGTGCAGCCCGACGGGACGGTACGGGTCGGCGCGGGGGCCCGGCTGATCGAGGTCTACGCCGCACTGGCCGGGGCCGGACGGCTGCTCCCGGCCGGCTCCTGCCCCACGGTCGGCGTCAGCGGACTCACGCTGGGCGGCGGGTTCGGCGTCCTGACCCGCAAGTACGGGCTGACCTGCGACCGGCTGGTCTCGGCGCAGGTGGTCACCGCCGACTCCCGACTGCTCACCGCCTCCGAGTCCTCCGAGCCCGACCTGTACTGGGCCCTGCGCGGCGGAGGCGGCGGCAACTTCGGCGTGGTCACCGAGTTCACCTTCAGCACCGAGCCCGCGCCCGAACTCACCGTCTTCTCGCTGCGCTTCCCCGCCGGCTCCGTCCCCTCAGTGGCGGGAGCCTGGCAGCAGTGGGTCGCCGACGCCCCGTCAGAACTGTGGTCCAACTGCGTGGTCTCCGGCGCCGCCTCGCCGACCTGCCGCGTCGGCGGCTGCTACGTCGGGCCCCGGAGTGAGCTGGACCCCCTGCTGGACCGGCTGGTCGCCGCGGCCGCGACGCAACCCACCACGCGCACCGCCCAGAGCAAGAACTACCTGGACGCGATGAAGTACATGGCGGGCTGCGCGAACGACACCATCGCGCAGTGCCACCCCGTCTCCGAGGGCGGACGGCTGCCCCGGGAGTCGTTCGTCGCCACCTCCCGGATCCTCGACACCGCCCTGGACCCGGACCGGCTCACCCAACTGATGACCGGTCACACCGGAGTCGACCTCCTCCTCGACTCCCTCGGCGGCGCGGTCTCCCGGCTCGCCCCCGACGCCACGGCCTTCCCGCACCGCTCCGCGCTCGCCTCCGCCCAGATCTACGCGAGCACCACACCCGCCGGCCAGGCCGCGGCCACCGCCACGGTGGACACCATCCGCGACGGGCTCGCGGCCCTCGGCGCGACGGGAGCGTACGTCAACTACATCGATGCGACCCTGCCGGACTGGGGCACCGCCTACTACGGCGGCAACCTGCCCCGGCTGAAGGCGGTGGCCCAGTGCTACGACCCGGACCGGGTGTTCGCATTCCCCCAGTCGGTGGCCTACGCCTGA
- the kdpA gene encoding potassium-transporting ATPase subunit KdpA, translating into MSSTLAGWLQALALVGALALCYRPLGDHIAKLLTTAKHLRVERGLYKVVGVDPDADQRWPVYLRSVLAFSAVSVLFLYGLIRLQNHLLLSLGVPEMPAHQAWNTAISFTANTNWQSYSGEAAMGHLVQMAGLAVQNFVSAAVGIAVLATLIRGFTRNRTDRVGNFWVDLTRIVLRLLLPLSIVFALVLVANGVVQNFHGFHELTSLAGDPQSIPGGPAASQEVIKELGTNGGGFYNANSAHPFSNPNGFTNLLEIFLLLLIPFALPRTFGRMIGDHRQGYAIVSVMALFWVASAALVTFFEFQHSGTAAQAAGAAMEGKEQRFGIAASSLFAASTTLTSTGAVNSFHDSYSPFGGGLAIFNMMLGEIAPGGTGSGLYGMLILAIVAVFVAGLMVGRTPEYLGKKLGGREMKFASLYILTTPTLVLVGTGIAMALPGERAGMLNSGAHGFSEVLYAFTSAANNNGSAFGGITVNTEWYDTALGLAMVLGRFLPMVFVLALAGALAKQQPVPATPGTLPTHKPLFVGLLSGVILIVVGLTYFPALALGPIAEGLH; encoded by the coding sequence ATGAGCTCCACACTCGCGGGCTGGCTGCAGGCCCTCGCCCTGGTGGGCGCCCTGGCCCTGTGCTACCGCCCGCTTGGCGACCACATCGCCAAGCTCCTCACCACCGCCAAGCACCTGAGAGTCGAACGCGGCCTCTACAAGGTGGTCGGCGTCGACCCGGACGCCGACCAGCGCTGGCCGGTCTACCTCCGCTCGGTGCTGGCCTTCTCGGCCGTCTCCGTGCTCTTCCTCTACGGCCTGATTCGCCTCCAGAACCACCTGCTGCTCAGTCTCGGGGTCCCCGAGATGCCGGCCCACCAGGCCTGGAACACCGCGATCTCGTTCACCGCCAACACCAACTGGCAGTCCTACAGCGGCGAAGCCGCGATGGGCCACCTGGTGCAGATGGCCGGCCTGGCCGTGCAGAACTTCGTCTCGGCCGCCGTCGGCATAGCCGTCCTGGCGACCCTGATCCGGGGCTTCACCCGCAACCGCACCGACCGGGTCGGCAACTTCTGGGTCGATCTGACCCGGATCGTGCTGCGCCTGCTGCTGCCGCTCTCGATCGTGTTCGCGCTCGTGCTGGTGGCGAACGGTGTGGTGCAGAACTTCCACGGCTTCCACGAGCTGACCTCCCTGGCCGGCGACCCGCAGTCGATCCCGGGCGGGCCGGCCGCCTCGCAGGAGGTCATCAAGGAGCTGGGCACCAACGGCGGCGGTTTCTACAACGCCAACTCCGCCCACCCCTTCTCGAACCCGAACGGCTTCACCAACCTGCTGGAGATCTTCCTGCTGCTGCTGATCCCGTTCGCCCTGCCGCGCACCTTCGGCAGGATGATCGGTGACCACCGCCAGGGGTACGCGATCGTCTCGGTGATGGCCCTGTTCTGGGTCGCCTCGGCCGCGCTGGTCACCTTCTTCGAGTTCCAGCACTCCGGCACCGCCGCCCAGGCGGCCGGCGCCGCGATGGAGGGCAAGGAGCAGCGCTTCGGCATCGCGGCGTCGAGTCTGTTCGCCGCCTCCACCACGCTGACCTCGACGGGTGCGGTGAACTCGTTCCACGACTCGTACTCGCCGTTCGGCGGCGGTCTGGCGATCTTCAACATGATGCTCGGTGAGATCGCGCCCGGCGGCACCGGTTCCGGCCTGTACGGGATGCTGATCCTGGCGATCGTCGCGGTCTTCGTGGCCGGTCTGATGGTCGGCCGGACGCCCGAGTACCTGGGCAAGAAGCTCGGCGGCCGGGAGATGAAGTTCGCCTCGCTCTACATCCTCACCACGCCGACGCTGGTGCTGGTCGGCACCGGGATCGCGATGGCGCTGCCGGGCGAGCGGGCCGGGATGCTCAACTCCGGTGCGCACGGCTTCTCCGAGGTGCTGTACGCGTTCACCTCCGCCGCCAACAACAACGGCTCCGCGTTCGGTGGCATCACCGTCAACACCGAGTGGTACGACACCGCGCTCGGCCTGGCCATGGTGCTCGGACGGTTCCTGCCGATGGTGTTCGTGCTGGCGCTGGCCGGTGCGCTCGCCAAGCAGCAGCCCGTCCCCGCCACCCCGGGCACCCTGCCCACCCACAAACCGCTGTTCGTGGGCCTGCTGTCGGGAGTGATCCTGATCGTCGTCGGCCTCACCTACTTCCCGGCCCTGGCACTCGGGCCGATCGCGGAAGGTCTGCACTGA
- a CDS encoding APC family permease: MSGVTVTQQSAVAEPPDTGGQPEPQPEPQRDKLTALGGLSALSLDAMASVAYGPESIVLVLAAAGSYGLGFTLPVTVAIAVLLAVLVASYRQVIAAFPDGGGSYAVAKAHLGRRTALTAAASLVIDYILNVAVSVTAGVAALTSAFPSLYDQRVWLCLGVLALVTAVNLRGIAESARWFMAPTAVFVVSILAIVVVGLFRDAPVSTEAAAGHASALAGNATAVGALLLLKAFAAGCSALTGVEAVANAVPSFRAPRARRAQHTEVALGALLGVMLIGLAVLIGRFQLQPVEGVTVLAQLADASLGHGFGFYVVQFATVVLLGLAANTSFGGLPVLMRLLARDNHLPHVFALRADHQVHRHGVLFLAVVSAGLLVGSGGDVNSLVPLFAIGVFVGFTICQVGMVRHWYREQRQGWRGKALLNGFGALLTGVAAVVVTGTKFTEGAWGICLALPLLVLLFEAIHRSYARIGTRLELGRIPGPVTRQRSLVVVPVHAITRLTRDALSAAVSLGDEVLAVTVVHIVPDTEDRENADALRRDWELWHPGVPLVEVPDAHRRLGRPLVGFVNELGSEHAYGRITVLIPEVEPARLWERVLQNQRGALIDRALRRHTDAVVCRLRLRM, translated from the coding sequence ATGTCCGGTGTCACCGTGACGCAGCAGTCGGCCGTGGCGGAGCCCCCTGATACCGGCGGGCAGCCGGAGCCACAGCCCGAGCCGCAGCGCGACAAGCTGACCGCACTCGGCGGTCTGTCCGCGCTCTCGCTCGACGCGATGGCCTCGGTGGCGTACGGGCCCGAGTCGATCGTGCTGGTGCTGGCCGCCGCCGGATCGTACGGGCTCGGCTTCACCCTCCCGGTGACGGTCGCCATCGCGGTGCTGCTCGCCGTGCTGGTCGCCTCCTACCGCCAGGTGATCGCGGCGTTCCCGGACGGTGGCGGCTCGTACGCGGTGGCCAAGGCGCACCTCGGCCGGCGGACCGCGCTGACGGCGGCGGCCTCGCTGGTGATCGACTACATCCTGAACGTGGCGGTCTCGGTCACCGCCGGGGTGGCCGCGCTGACCTCGGCCTTCCCCTCCCTCTACGACCAGCGGGTGTGGCTCTGCCTGGGGGTGCTGGCGCTGGTGACGGCCGTCAACCTGCGCGGGATCGCCGAGTCGGCCCGCTGGTTCATGGCACCGACCGCCGTGTTCGTCGTCTCGATCCTGGCGATCGTCGTGGTCGGCCTGTTCCGCGACGCCCCGGTGAGCACTGAGGCGGCCGCCGGACACGCCTCCGCGCTGGCGGGCAACGCCACCGCGGTCGGTGCCCTGCTGCTGCTCAAGGCTTTCGCGGCCGGCTGCTCGGCGCTGACCGGCGTGGAGGCGGTGGCCAACGCCGTCCCCTCCTTCCGGGCCCCGCGCGCCCGGCGCGCCCAGCACACCGAGGTCGCGCTCGGCGCGCTGCTCGGTGTGATGCTGATCGGGCTGGCCGTGCTGATCGGCCGGTTCCAGCTCCAGCCGGTGGAGGGGGTCACCGTGCTGGCCCAGCTGGCGGACGCCTCGCTCGGCCATGGCTTCGGCTTCTACGTGGTGCAGTTCGCCACCGTGGTCCTGCTCGGTCTGGCGGCCAACACCTCGTTCGGCGGCCTGCCGGTGCTGATGCGCCTGCTGGCCCGCGACAACCACCTGCCGCACGTCTTCGCGCTGCGCGCCGACCACCAGGTGCACCGGCACGGCGTGCTGTTCCTGGCCGTGGTCTCGGCCGGGCTGCTGGTCGGCTCGGGCGGTGACGTCAACAGCCTGGTGCCGCTGTTCGCGATCGGGGTCTTCGTCGGCTTCACGATCTGTCAGGTCGGCATGGTCAGGCACTGGTACCGGGAGCAGCGTCAGGGCTGGCGCGGCAAGGCGCTGCTGAACGGTTTCGGCGCGCTGCTCACCGGGGTCGCGGCCGTGGTGGTCACCGGCACCAAGTTCACCGAGGGCGCCTGGGGCATCTGCCTGGCGCTGCCGCTGCTGGTGCTGCTGTTCGAAGCGATCCACCGCAGCTACGCCAGGATCGGCACCCGGCTGGAGCTCGGCCGGATCCCCGGCCCGGTCACCCGGCAGCGCTCGCTGGTGGTCGTCCCGGTGCACGCCATCACCCGGCTGACCCGCGACGCGCTGAGCGCCGCCGTCTCGCTCGGCGACGAGGTGCTGGCCGTCACCGTGGTCCACATCGTGCCGGACACCGAGGACCGGGAGAACGCCGACGCGCTTCGCCGGGACTGGGAGCTCTGGCACCCGGGCGTCCCGCTGGTGGAGGTCCCCGACGCCCACCGACGGCTCGGCCGCCCGCTGGTCGGCTTCGTCAACGAGCTCGGCTCCGAGCACGCGTACGGCCGGATCACCGTCCTGATCCCCGAGGTCGAGCCGGCCCGCCTGTGGGAGCGGGTCCTGCAGAACCAGCGCGGGGCCCTGATCGACCGCGCGCTGCGCCGCCACACGGATGCGGTGGTCTGCCGTCTCCGGCTGCGGATGTAA
- a CDS encoding DUF4153 domain-containing protein — protein MSTPAAVPPPGPPAWGQAPGAPANPWPYQAPTPSPQPFQWLRAGDPDRKAPATRKVVGAAVLAGLLTSWTLDDALGVNLLLCGLVAAVGAGIAARAAGRSIRPWTVVWSVLALALLAVPALHEADWAVVLSGACALGLASLALHGGKRWTGVLLALPGLVWQLVPGLLWARTGLRGFRIPGGRGRVVPVVKAVVVAALLLTVFGWLFVSADAAMADLLESLVPSIELEPGDLPQHLFLFCLGLVVTLGFAHIAAGPRRWDRTAVKPGRARGRLEWALPLAALNLLFGAFAVVQAVVVLGGRDSIMANTGMSRSEYARQGFWQLMVITVLTLAVVAVAQRWAPRSTDSDRRLARLLLGALCVLTLVVVASALGRMWYYVDASGLTQLRLWVLVVEIWFGVVFLLVIVAGALRSSAWLPRAVVLSAMATAAVYGLMGPDAMVAEQNVARFERTSRIDLRNIVGLSVDAVPALDRLPGDQRACALSLVAGNLPDHVRPWYATSLAESRARDVLADPASAIGACDRIGFSSGYRY, from the coding sequence ATGTCCACTCCCGCCGCTGTCCCGCCGCCCGGTCCACCGGCCTGGGGCCAGGCACCCGGCGCGCCCGCGAACCCGTGGCCGTACCAGGCACCGACGCCCTCCCCCCAGCCGTTCCAGTGGCTGCGCGCCGGCGACCCCGACCGGAAGGCGCCCGCCACCCGCAAGGTGGTCGGCGCCGCCGTCCTCGCCGGGCTGCTGACCAGCTGGACGCTCGACGACGCACTGGGCGTCAACCTGCTGCTCTGCGGCCTGGTCGCGGCCGTCGGGGCAGGCATCGCCGCCCGCGCGGCGGGCCGTTCGATCCGGCCCTGGACGGTCGTCTGGAGCGTGCTCGCCCTCGCGCTGCTCGCCGTGCCCGCCCTGCACGAGGCCGACTGGGCGGTCGTCCTCTCCGGCGCCTGCGCGCTGGGGCTGGCGTCGCTCGCCCTGCACGGCGGCAAGCGCTGGACGGGCGTGCTGCTCGCGCTGCCCGGCCTGGTCTGGCAGCTGGTGCCCGGACTGCTCTGGGCCCGCACCGGCCTGCGCGGCTTCCGGATCCCCGGCGGGCGGGGCAGGGTGGTGCCGGTGGTCAAGGCCGTCGTGGTCGCGGCCCTGCTGCTGACCGTCTTCGGCTGGCTGTTCGTCAGCGCCGACGCCGCGATGGCCGATCTGCTGGAGAGCCTGGTCCCCAGCATCGAGCTGGAGCCGGGCGACCTGCCGCAGCACCTCTTCCTGTTCTGCCTCGGCCTGGTCGTCACCCTCGGCTTCGCCCACATCGCGGCCGGCCCGCGCCGCTGGGACCGTACGGCGGTCAAGCCCGGCCGGGCGCGCGGCCGACTGGAGTGGGCGCTGCCGCTGGCCGCGCTCAACCTGCTGTTCGGCGCCTTCGCGGTGGTCCAGGCGGTCGTGGTGCTCGGCGGCCGCGACTCGATCATGGCGAACACCGGGATGAGCCGCTCCGAGTACGCCCGGCAGGGCTTCTGGCAGCTGATGGTGATCACCGTGCTGACCCTGGCCGTGGTCGCCGTCGCCCAGCGTTGGGCCCCGCGCAGCACCGACTCCGACCGCCGGCTCGCGAGGCTCCTGCTCGGCGCGCTCTGCGTCCTCACGCTGGTCGTGGTCGCCTCCGCGCTCGGCCGGATGTGGTACTACGTCGACGCCTCCGGGCTGACCCAACTGCGGCTCTGGGTCCTGGTGGTGGAGATCTGGTTCGGGGTGGTGTTCCTGCTGGTGATCGTGGCGGGCGCGCTTCGCAGCTCCGCCTGGCTGCCGCGCGCCGTGGTGCTCAGCGCCATGGCCACCGCCGCCGTCTACGGCCTGATGGGCCCGGACGCGATGGTCGCCGAGCAGAACGTGGCCCGCTTCGAGCGCACCTCCCGGATCGACCTGCGCAACATCGTCGGCCTCTCCGTGGACGCGGTCCCCGCCCTGGACCGGCTGCCCGGCGACCAGCGGGCCTGCGCTCTCTCACTGGTCGCCGGCAACCTCCCCGACCACGTCCGCCCGTGGTACGCCACCAGCCTCGCCGAGTCCCGGGCCCGCGACGTGCTGGCCGACCCGGCGAGCGCGATCGGGGCGTGCGACCGGATCGGGTTCTCCTCGGGATACCGGTACTGA
- a CDS encoding acyl-CoA dehydrogenase family protein, whose translation MTTTEASTSAELVRRATELVPLIRKHAAWQEENRVLHEEVLQGVADAGLMKMRVPVRYGGFESDVRTVCDVITELARGDGSVGWTVSTMTISSWLAGLFPDEVQDEIFADPDVRIGSSVSPNGVAVPAEGGAVLNGRWAFSTGVLHSQWFIHSAVLAGADGDFTPVMIAVPTSDLTVVDDWHTVGLRGTGSVTTIANDLFVPEGRILPMLPLVLQNRHRSELNAGSLMWQAPFSPITAAGAAAVPLGMAKAAQEVFFERLPSRKITYTTYERQAEAPLTHLQVAEAATRIDEAEFHVRRAAERVDTKVRNGETWSLEERALARMEMGASTLRAKEAVDILNTASGGSSIYSDQPMQRIERDVQTISLHGVLHPNTNLELYGRVLCGLEPNTHLV comes from the coding sequence ATGACGACCACCGAGGCGTCGACGAGCGCCGAGCTCGTCCGCCGGGCAACCGAGCTGGTCCCACTGATCCGGAAGCACGCCGCCTGGCAGGAGGAGAACCGGGTCCTGCACGAGGAGGTGCTCCAGGGCGTCGCCGACGCCGGCCTGATGAAGATGCGGGTCCCGGTCCGCTACGGCGGTTTCGAGTCCGACGTACGCACGGTCTGCGACGTGATCACCGAGCTCGCGCGGGGTGACGGCTCGGTCGGGTGGACCGTGAGCACGATGACGATCAGTTCCTGGCTGGCCGGACTGTTCCCGGACGAGGTGCAGGACGAGATCTTCGCCGACCCCGACGTCCGGATCGGGAGCAGCGTCAGCCCGAACGGCGTCGCCGTACCGGCCGAGGGCGGGGCGGTCCTGAACGGGAGGTGGGCGTTCAGCACCGGTGTGCTGCACAGCCAGTGGTTCATCCACTCGGCCGTGCTGGCCGGTGCGGACGGCGACTTCACCCCCGTGATGATCGCCGTGCCGACCTCGGACCTGACGGTCGTCGACGACTGGCACACCGTGGGCCTGCGCGGCACGGGCAGCGTGACGACCATCGCGAACGACCTGTTCGTCCCCGAGGGACGCATCCTGCCGATGCTCCCCCTGGTGCTGCAGAACCGGCACCGCTCCGAGCTGAACGCCGGTTCGCTGATGTGGCAGGCACCGTTCTCGCCGATCACGGCCGCCGGTGCCGCCGCCGTCCCGCTGGGCATGGCCAAGGCCGCACAGGAGGTCTTCTTCGAGCGACTGCCGAGCCGAAAGATCACGTACACGACGTACGAACGCCAGGCCGAGGCGCCCCTGACGCACCTTCAGGTGGCCGAGGCCGCGACCCGGATCGACGAGGCCGAGTTCCACGTACGCCGCGCGGCCGAGCGCGTGGACACCAAGGTCCGCAACGGCGAGACCTGGTCGCTGGAGGAGCGGGCCCTCGCGCGGATGGAGATGGGCGCGTCCACCCTGCGGGCCAAGGAGGCGGTGGACATCCTGAACACCGCCAGCGGCGGGTCGTCCATCTACTCGGACCAGCCGATGCAGCGCATCGAACGGGACGTCCAGACGATCAGCCTGCACGGCGTCCTGCACCCGAACACCAACCTCGAGCTGTACGGGCGGGTGCTGTGCGGGCTGGAGCCCAACACGCACCTGGTCTGA